The Desulfotomaculum sp. genome contains a region encoding:
- a CDS encoding ABC transporter: MELYVEIKKNLPGFVLDVKFEGSKERIALLGASGSGKTMTLRCVAGLVKPDEGKIIVNGKTFFDSKKGINIKPKHRKVGFLFQNYALFPHLTVKDNIAFGIRGLSDQERNLRISNLLERFGLTGLENRYPRLISGGQQQRTALARTIAAEPDIILLDEPFSALDEHLRSHMAREILGILKEFGGTTLFVTHNIEEAYRMCEKIAVLCSGDLHVFGNKKDVFENPQTSEAARITGCKNIVEAVRVDDGYIEIPSWNIRLKTDSKTKAEKGYYGVRANHIRLSNGDNSGNVFKARIVGNIETQFRQTVYLKFAEAPNGNSNYHIQWEVSKDIWDKISKEQGLINIRLPQDKMYFEK; this comes from the coding sequence ATGGAACTGTATGTGGAAATAAAGAAGAATCTTCCCGGGTTCGTTTTAGATGTAAAGTTCGAAGGCTCAAAGGAAAGGATTGCGCTTTTGGGAGCTTCCGGGTCGGGTAAAACTATGACCTTAAGATGCGTTGCCGGCCTTGTTAAGCCGGATGAAGGGAAGATTATTGTCAATGGAAAAACATTTTTTGATTCGAAAAAGGGAATTAATATTAAACCAAAACATCGTAAGGTAGGCTTTTTGTTTCAAAATTACGCCCTTTTCCCCCATCTGACAGTGAAAGATAATATTGCTTTTGGTATCAGGGGATTATCTGATCAGGAAAGAAACCTTAGAATAAGCAACTTGCTGGAAAGGTTCGGTCTGACTGGTCTGGAGAACAGGTATCCCCGCTTAATCTCAGGAGGCCAGCAGCAGCGCACGGCGCTGGCCAGAACAATAGCCGCCGAACCAGATATAATCCTGTTAGATGAGCCATTTTCCGCGCTTGATGAACACCTGCGGTCCCATATGGCAAGGGAAATACTGGGAATCTTAAAAGAATTCGGCGGAACGACCCTGTTTGTTACGCATAACATTGAAGAAGCATACCGGATGTGTGAAAAAATAGCAGTTTTATGTTCGGGAGATCTTCACGTTTTTGGAAATAAAAAGGATGTATTCGAAAATCCTCAAACAAGTGAAGCGGCCCGGATTACCGGATGTAAAAATATTGTTGAAGCGGTAAGGGTTGATGATGGATATATTGAAATTCCTTCATGGAACATAAGGCTGAAGACAGATTCGAAGACAAAAGCAGAGAAAGGGTATTATGGTGTGAGGGCGAATCATATCCGGTTAAGCAACGGGGACAACTCCGGCAATGTCTTTAAAGCAAGAATTGTCGGGAATATTGAAACGCAGTTCCGTCAAACGGTATACTTAAAATTTGCGGAAGCGCCAAACGGGAACTCCAACTATCATATTCAGTGGGAAGTCAGTAAGGATATCTGGGATAAGATAAGCAAAGAACAGGGGCTTATAAACATCCGTTTACCCCAGGATAAAATGTATTTTGAAAAATGA
- the modB gene encoding molybdate ABC transporter permease subunit encodes MRSSACATLITLVFGVAAAWFVAAYSKKTKGFIDSILTLPMILPPTVVGFFLLLIFGKNGFIGGLLEKFNIEIIFSWAAIVIAASVVSFPLMYRTVRAAFEQIDSNILDAARVLGASEFRLFYKVAVPVAWPGIAAGTILSFARSLGEFGATLMVAGNIPGRTQTIPVAIFFAAESGEMDKAYLWVALIFIISLIVMVLMNYWSGFQAKLLFRPRGKL; translated from the coding sequence ATGAGATCCTCCGCCTGTGCAACATTGATAACTTTAGTTTTTGGAGTAGCGGCTGCATGGTTTGTAGCCGCTTACTCTAAGAAAACAAAGGGCTTTATTGACAGTATTCTTACTCTTCCTATGATTCTGCCTCCTACAGTTGTAGGTTTTTTCTTATTATTAATCTTTGGGAAGAACGGATTTATCGGAGGATTACTTGAAAAATTCAATATCGAAATAATTTTTTCATGGGCGGCAATCGTAATTGCCGCATCTGTTGTTTCATTCCCGCTTATGTACAGAACCGTCAGAGCCGCTTTTGAACAAATAGATTCAAATATTCTAGACGCTGCCAGAGTGCTCGGAGCAAGCGAATTCAGGCTGTTTTATAAAGTAGCGGTACCCGTAGCATGGCCGGGAATTGCAGCAGGCACAATTCTTAGTTTTGCAAGGAGCCTCGGAGAATTTGGGGCCACTTTAATGGTTGCCGGAAATATACCCGGAAGAACACAAACAATACCTGTGGCAATCTTTTTTGCAGCTGAGAGCGGAGAAATGGATAAGGCATATTTATGGGTAGCGTTGATTTTTATTATTTCACTGATCGTAATGGTCTTGATGAATTATTGGTCAGGCTTTCAGGCCAAGCTGCTTTTTCGTCCCAGGGGGAAACTGTAA
- the modA gene encoding molybdate ABC transporter substrate-binding protein, giving the protein MVLLLLVVIFAFSACSKQLAEKSQETPKTQVTLTVSAAASLKDAMNEIKDIYAKEVPDVNVTYNFASSGSLQQQIENGADVDVFISAANKQMDALETKGLLENGTKKTLLGNSLVLIIPKDSSLVSSFEDLTKDTVKKIGLGEFRTVPAGQYAEDLFTNMKILDKITAKAVYGKSVKEVLTWVETGNVDAGVVYLTDAKVSQKVKQVAVAPEESHKPIVYPASVIKSSKHMAEAKAFMDFLSGAKAKSVFEKYGFTFLANAQAKPAA; this is encoded by the coding sequence ATGGTTCTGTTATTACTTGTCGTGATTTTTGCCTTTTCAGCGTGCAGTAAACAGTTGGCTGAAAAAAGCCAGGAAACTCCTAAAACCCAGGTTACGCTGACTGTTTCAGCGGCGGCAAGCTTGAAAGACGCCATGAATGAAATCAAAGATATCTACGCAAAGGAAGTTCCGGATGTTAATGTTACGTATAACTTCGCTTCCTCTGGCTCTCTTCAGCAGCAAATAGAAAATGGAGCCGATGTCGATGTATTTATTTCTGCGGCAAATAAGCAAATGGATGCTTTGGAGACAAAGGGATTGCTGGAGAATGGAACAAAGAAAACACTTTTGGGAAACAGCCTCGTATTGATTATACCCAAAGACAGTTCCCTGGTCTCCAGCTTTGAAGACTTAACCAAGGATACAGTTAAAAAAATTGGTTTGGGTGAATTTAGAACAGTACCAGCCGGCCAGTATGCCGAAGACTTGTTTACTAATATGAAGATTTTAGATAAAATAACAGCAAAGGCTGTTTACGGCAAATCCGTTAAGGAAGTACTGACCTGGGTAGAAACCGGAAATGTTGATGCCGGTGTTGTTTACCTTACAGACGCAAAAGTATCACAAAAAGTTAAGCAAGTTGCAGTTGCTCCGGAAGAAAGCCATAAGCCGATTGTTTATCCTGCAAGTGTGATCAAATCAAGCAAACATATGGCGGAAGCTAAAGCTTTTATGGATTTTCTGTCAGGTGCCAAAGCAAAAAGTGTATTTGAGAAATACGGGTTTACATTCCTGGCGAATGCCCAAGCTAAACCAGCGGCTTAA